The Rhodobacteraceae bacterium LMO-JJ12 genome contains the following window.
CTTGTAGAGCGAGAAGAAGATCGGGATTTGCAACAGGATCGGCAGGCAGCCCGAGGCCGGGTTGACCTTTTCACGCTTGTAGAGCGCCATCATTTCCTGCTGCATCTTCTGGCGGTCATCGCCGGCCGCTTCCTTGAGCTTCTCCATTTGCGGCTGCAATTCGCGCATTTTGGCCATCGAAGCATAGGATTTATAGGCCAGCGGGAAGAGGACCAGCTTGATCACGACGGTCAGCGCGATGATCGCCCAGCCCATGTTGCCGATCAGCCCGTTGAGCCAGTGCAGCAGGGCAAACATCGGTTTGGTGATAAAGAAGAACCAGCCCCAATCAATCGAATCGAGGAACATGGGCACTGCGGCCTCGCCCGGTGCGTTTTCATAGGCGCGGATGGTGGCCCACTCCTTGGCCCCGGCGAACAGCCGCGAGGTGACTTCGACGCTTGCGCCGGGTGCCAGTTCGCGGGTCTTCTGCACGGTTTCGGTTTGATAGATGTCGCGGCGATCGTCGTATTTGGCGACCGATTTGAACGCGCCTTCGGCGGGAATCAGTGTGGTCATCCAATAGTGATCGGTAAAGCCGATCCAGCCGCTTGCTTCGACCCGCGTGACGTCGGCGCGCGCGCCTTCATTGGGGTCTATGCTGAAATCGGTCATGTCGGAATAGTCGATTTCCTGATATTGGCCGTCGGCTACGGCCACGACACCTTCGTGCAGGATGAAGAAGTTCTTCATGTCTGCAGGCGTGCCATGACGGGCCAATACGCCATAGGGCGCCAGAGAAACGGTGCCGGACGTGGTGTTTTCGACCTGCTGGGAGATCGAGAACATGAACTCATCGTCGATCGAGATGGTGCGGTGGAACGTCAGGCCTTGGCCATTTTCCCACGTCAGGGTGACGGGGCTGTCCGGGGTCAGCGTGTCGCCGGAAGACAGCGTCCAGAGGGTGTTCGGGCCGGGCACGTTTTCGATGCTGAGGCCGGCGCCGGGCGCCCAGCCAAACAGCGCATAATAGGCCTGATCGCTGCCGAAGGGCGCGAGCAGCGTGACAATGTCGGAGCCGGGTTCGATGGTTTCGCGGTAATTCTTGAGCGACAGTTGGTCGATCCGTCCGCCAAGCAGCGAGATCGAGCCTGTAACCGAGGGTGTGTCGACGGGCACGCGCGGGGCGCTGGCAAGTGCCGAGACGGTATCGGCGCTGGAGGCCGGTGCGGAACCTGTGCCTGCGGGCGCATCGGCCACGGGGCCCCCGGTGCCTGCGGCGGGCGTGGTGCCCGATGTGGTGCCTGACGTCGTAGCTTCTGTGCCGGGCGGCGTGAGCGGTGGTTCGGGCGGCGGGAACATCACCGACCAGCCGATGATCACCAGCATCGACATAGCGATAGCAAGGATGAGGTTCTTGTTCTGATCGTTCATCTTGGGCCCACGCGCGTTCTTTGAAAGTGAGGCAGGTTCAACAGAGTGTGGGCAAGAAGGTCAAGCGGATATTGGCGCGAAAGGCCAATTGCGACGGTTCGACCCGCAATAGTCGCTCAGAACCGGCGCGGCTGGAGAGTGTTGGCGAAGATCGGCTTGTGCGCTTGATACAGCGAACGATCCGGGGGCTGACCGGTCTCTGCTCGTCGGTCAGCAGGATTTGCGCCCGATATCAGGCGGCGGAGCGAGCCGCGACTGATGATCGTGAAGCCAGCCGATTGTGTCGGCAAAGGGCATCGGGCGGGCAATGCCGAACCCCTGAACATGGCGACAGCCAAGCTGGGCCAGCATGGCATGTTCGCCGCTGGTTTCGACCCCTTCGGCGAGGGTTTCCAGCCCCAGACGCTCGGCCATTGTCAGGATCGCCGATACCATGCGCTGCTGTTCGGGGTCTTCATCGACATGGGTGACAAAGCTGCGGTCGATCTTGATGCGTTCGATGGCGAAGCGCCGGATCGCCGCAATTGAGGCATGGCCGGTGCCGAAATCATCCAGGTCGATGCGGCAGCCCATTTCGGAGAGTTTCACGATATTGCGGGTCGCGATTTCTTCCGGGGCGCCGACCATTACGGTTTCCAGCACCTCGATGGTCAGCCGGTCGGGCGAGAGGTCGAAGCGGTCGAGATCCCAGCGGATCTTGTCGGTGAGCTTGGGGTTGCGCAACTCGGCTCCGGTGAAATTTACGGCAACGCTGGGCACTTCGATTCCGGCTGAGTCCCAGGCTGCGAGGGCTTGCAGCGCGCCATAAAGGATAACCTCGCCCAGCCTTTCCATCTGTCCGGCGTGTTCGAGCAGCGACAGAAAATCGCCCGGCGGCACCACACCGCGACGTGGATGAACCCAACGGGCCAGCGCCTCGAACCCCGTGACCTTGCCGGTGTCGGTCGAGACCTGCGGTTGAAACCAAGGTACGATCTCGCCGTTTTCGAGCGCCCGCAGGGCATCGTCGCGCAGGGTATCGCGGCTGATGCAGGCTTGGCCAAGCTCGGATGAATAGGATCGGATTGCCGAGGGCCCATTGCGGCGTGCTTCCTGAAGGGCAACGCTGGCCCCCCGGATCAACCCGCGCCCCGAACGGGTGGGCGCACGGCTGGACAGGCAGAAACCGATGGCGCAGGTGAAATAGACGGGCGACCCCGACAATGAAACAGGTTCCTGCACGGCGGATTGCAGCCGTGCAGCCAGTTGAATGCCGGTTTCGAGATCGAGGGTTGGCACCGCGCGCAGCACCGCACCATAGGTGCCATCCTCCATCCAGCACAGATGATCGCCGTCGCGCAGCGCACTGCGCAACCGGACGGCGCATTGTTCACGCACCTGTTCGCCGACGCTGTCGCCAAACCGCTGTTGCAGCAGTTCGAGGTCTTCGACCCGGATCAGGACGGCGGCGGTCTTCAAGCCCTTGATGCTGGAAATCGACAGTTGATCTTCGGCATGGGGTTCGAGCGTGTCGCCAAGCGCAAGGCCGGTAACGGCGTCGTGCAGTTCCGCGCCATCGCCGGCAAGATGTTCGAACCCGCCCACCAGTAGAATCAGGAGCGGCACGCCAAGCGCCACGATGACAAGCGCGCCTTCGCCTGCCGTCCAGTAGGTGGCGAGGACCAGCGCAGGCAGAAAGGCCAGCACCTGTGGGCCGCCGACCAGGCGGCGCAGGGTCGCGCGAACAGTGGATGATGAAAAAGCGTGGCGCCGGGCCATGTGCGAATCCCTCTTTGGTTCCGCACCAAAGCTAGGGACGCATTCTCAACACAACTTTAACGGAGCCTTTGCCGACGTCGAAAGTTTTACTCATCTGCCGATGAACTGCCCGGATCGGCGCGCTCCAGCCCGGCAAAATCAAACAGTTTCGGATCAAGCAAATGCGACGGGCGGGCGTTCATCAACGCGCGAAACATCACCTGGCGACGTCCGGGGCTGTTCTTCTCCCAACCATCGAGGATCGCCTTGACCTGTTGACGTTGAAGCCCGTCCTGCGACCCGCAGAGATCGCAGGGAATGATGGGATAATTCATCGCATTGGCAAACTTCTCGCAATCGGCCTCGGCCACATGGGCGAGCGGGCGATAGACGAAAAGATCACCTTCGTCATTGAGCAGTTTGGGCGGCATGGTAGCCAGCCGCCCACCATGAAAGAGATTCATGAAGAAGGTTTCCAGAATATCGTCGCGGTGATGGCCGAGTACGACGGCAGAGCAGCCCTCTTCGCGCGCGATACGGTAGAGATTGCCGCGTCTGAGGCGCGAACAGAGCGCGCAGAAGGTGCGACCGGCCGGAATCTTGTCGGTGACGATCGAGTATGTGTCTTCATATTCGATTCGGTGCGCCACCTGGCGCTCGGAGAGGAAGGCGGGCAGCACGGTGGCGGGAAAACCCGGCTGGCCCTGATCGAGATTGCACGCCAAGAGCTCGACCGGCAGCAGGCCACGCCATTTGAGCTCGTGCAGGATGGCCAGAAGCGTGTAGCTGTCTTTGCCGCCCGAGAGGCAAACCAGCCATTTTGCGCCCGGTTCGATCATACCATATTGTTCAACCGCCTCGCGCATGTTCTGCACCAAGCGTTTACGCAGTTTCTTGAACTCGGTGGTCTTGGGAGCACCGGCAAAGAGCGGATGAATGTCTTGGTCTTGATCTAACATGGTGGGGGTCTAAAGCGTTTCGGGTGGAAGTGAAATACCAGCCGGGTCGCGATTGCTCCAGTGGGTTTATGCGACGCCGACAAGCGGAGCGGGTGGATGGCATCAGGGACGCAGCCCGCATGGCAGGTCGGCCAGCAAGCAATGCGCAAAGCGGTCAAGAGAGCTGCGCCTGGGGGGAGCGCGATTTGGCGCAAGCCAACGTGTTGTTGTCCGCCCTAACAGTTTGGCATTACACCCGAAAACGCACAATCTAGCAAACTTGTGCTAATTCCAGAGTGTTTGTTTGACCTAGCGTAAACCAGATGCAAAACTTGGCATAAGTCAAATCGCGCGCTGACGAAACGGTCTATTAGGGCGCCAGGAACAAAAGGATCTGGTCAGCACAATGTCTCTCCAAAACCATAGGCGCCACGATGGCTGCCCGAGCTTGCTTTGCAGGCTTTGGGCGGTTCTGGCCTTGTGTGCTTTGGTATTTGTGCAGATGTTGCCTGGCGTGGCCGCAGCAGCGGGCGCGGGAGAATGGGTCGAGATCTGTTCTGATTCGGGTGTTGTTCTCATTCAGGTTGATTTCGACGCAAATGGTGACGGCACGCCCGCACAGCATGAACCCTGCCCGGATTGCGCAAACTGCGCGTTCTGTGGGGGGCTTGGGGTTGTCGGACTTTTGGGTGATGCGCTGACCACGAAGATCAGTTTCAGCTATCTCGAAAGTGACGTGCCCGTCTCTTTGTCGGTCGCCGCGAACCCGGCGCAATATTGGTCGGCCAATCGAGGCCCTCCGCTGGCGAAAGAGCAAGATAATAGCACCAGCGCGCTCGTGCTGGCCAAGGTTTCAACTCTATTGATGGGAGGTGCGCCTTGGAACTGAAGCGCGTATTCCGACTCTGTTTTTTCATCGCTGGACTTCTACTTTCGGCACTGGCGATACAACCGGCCCAGGCCGACA
Protein-coding sequences here:
- the ttcA gene encoding tRNA 2-thiocytidine(32) synthetase TtcA, translating into MLDQDQDIHPLFAGAPKTTEFKKLRKRLVQNMREAVEQYGMIEPGAKWLVCLSGGKDSYTLLAILHELKWRGLLPVELLACNLDQGQPGFPATVLPAFLSERQVAHRIEYEDTYSIVTDKIPAGRTFCALCSRLRRGNLYRIAREEGCSAVVLGHHRDDILETFFMNLFHGGRLATMPPKLLNDEGDLFVYRPLAHVAEADCEKFANAMNYPIIPCDLCGSQDGLQRQQVKAILDGWEKNSPGRRQVMFRALMNARPSHLLDPKLFDFAGLERADPGSSSADE
- the yidC gene encoding membrane protein insertase YidC → MNDQNKNLILAIAMSMLVIIGWSVMFPPPEPPLTPPGTEATTSGTTSGTTPAAGTGGPVADAPAGTGSAPASSADTVSALASAPRVPVDTPSVTGSISLLGGRIDQLSLKNYRETIEPGSDIVTLLAPFGSDQAYYALFGWAPGAGLSIENVPGPNTLWTLSSGDTLTPDSPVTLTWENGQGLTFHRTISIDDEFMFSISQQVENTTSGTVSLAPYGVLARHGTPADMKNFFILHEGVVAVADGQYQEIDYSDMTDFSIDPNEGARADVTRVEASGWIGFTDHYWMTTLIPAEGAFKSVAKYDDRRDIYQTETVQKTRELAPGASVEVTSRLFAGAKEWATIRAYENAPGEAAVPMFLDSIDWGWFFFITKPMFALLHWLNGLIGNMGWAIIALTVVIKLVLFPLAYKSYASMAKMRELQPQMEKLKEAAGDDRQKMQQEMMALYKREKVNPASGCLPILLQIPIFFSLYKVIFVTLELRHAPWVGWIRDLSAPDPSSLYNLFGLLPWDAPEPGSIMALAFLGIMPILLGVSMWLQQKLNPAPTDPVQKQIFAWMPWVFMFMLGSFASGLVLYWIANNTITFTQQYLIMRSHGYKPNLLGNILGGLKRKPGSGSGGK
- a CDS encoding GGDEF domain-containing phosphodiesterase gives rise to the protein MARRHAFSSSTVRATLRRLVGGPQVLAFLPALVLATYWTAGEGALVIVALGVPLLILLVGGFEHLAGDGAELHDAVTGLALGDTLEPHAEDQLSISSIKGLKTAAVLIRVEDLELLQQRFGDSVGEQVREQCAVRLRSALRDGDHLCWMEDGTYGAVLRAVPTLDLETGIQLAARLQSAVQEPVSLSGSPVYFTCAIGFCLSSRAPTRSGRGLIRGASVALQEARRNGPSAIRSYSSELGQACISRDTLRDDALRALENGEIVPWFQPQVSTDTGKVTGFEALARWVHPRRGVVPPGDFLSLLEHAGQMERLGEVILYGALQALAAWDSAGIEVPSVAVNFTGAELRNPKLTDKIRWDLDRFDLSPDRLTIEVLETVMVGAPEEIATRNIVKLSEMGCRIDLDDFGTGHASIAAIRRFAIERIKIDRSFVTHVDEDPEQQRMVSAILTMAERLGLETLAEGVETSGEHAMLAQLGCRHVQGFGIARPMPFADTIGWLHDHQSRLAPPPDIGRKSC